The sequence TCGTCGCGGCGGTCGGGTTCGCCTTGCTGCTCTACGAAGTTGTCACCAGCGGCCAGGTCAAGGCGGAGCTGCAGTCCATCGTGAAGCAGGCCCTCAGTGCGCGAATGTGAGCGAGGGGCGGACGCGGGGTTCGTGACCGCGGAGGCGGCCGTGGTGCTGTCCGTGCTGGTGGCGTTCACCATGGCGCTGGTCTGGGGGCTGCTCGTGATGGCGGCCCGGATCCAGTGTGTGGACGCCGCCCGCACGGGCGCCCGGGCCGCCGCCCGGCAGGACCCGCCCGACGCGGTGGTGCAGGTGACGCGGGAGGCGGCCCCGCGCGGAGCGCGGGTGAGCGTCGCCCGCGAGGGCGACCAGGTCCGGGTGACCGTGGTCGCCAGGGCGCCGGTCCTGAGCGGATTGCCGTTCGAGGTCCGTGAGGAGGCCGTGGCGGCGGCGGAGGAGACCGTGGGATCCGGGCCGGGAACGGAGAAGGCGGAGACCGTGGAGCCTGGTTCGGATACGGCGGCGCACGGGGCCGCAGGACCTGGTTCGGGTGCGGCGGCGGAGCAGGCTGCGGGGTCTGGTGCGGGAGGGTCGGGTGACCGGGCCGGAGAGGCTGACTCCGGTACCGCGGGGGCTGCGGGGCCCGGTCCGGGCGGGGCGGCTGGAACAGGGGAGGCGGGTCCGTGAAGTGGTGTCCGCGTGAACGTCGGCGCTCGGATCGTGGGTCCGCCACGATCTGGAGCCTCGGGGTGATCGCCCTGCTCTGTGTGGTCTTCGGTGCCGTCCTCGCCCTCGGGCAGGCCGTCGTCGTCCGGCACCGGGCGGCCGGCGGCGCCGATCTGGCGGCGCTCGCGGCGGCGGACCACTGGGCCGAGGGCGGCTCTCGGGCCTGTGCCCGCGCCGACCGGGTGGCCGTGGCCCAGGGGACGCGATTGGTGCGGTGCGCGATCGTGGGGGAGATCTCGGACGTGACGACGGCCTCCGGACGGGGGCCGTTCGCGGCGGAGGTCAGGGCGAGAGCGGGGCCGGCTGGACCGATGCCGACTGGATCGATGCCGACTGGATCGATGCCGCCGGGAGCGGGGCAGTCGGGAGCGGGGCAGTCGGGACCCGTGCCGACCGGAGTGGGGCCGATGGGACCGGCTCCGTCCGCGCTCCCGGGGCGGAAGCCGGCCCCGGACGCCGCACCGCTCAGCCGCCCTCCGGACCCTTCTCCGGCGCCTCCTCCGGCCTCTCGTCCGGCCTCTCGTCCGGCCTCTCCTCCGGTGCCTCCCGCAGCAGCACCGTGAGGAGCCGGACCGCGCCCCTCTTGTGCAGCGGGTCGTTGCCGTTGCCGCACTTGGGGGACTGGATGCAGGACGGGCAGCCGGCCTCGCACTCGCAGGAGGCGATGGCCTCCCGGGTGGCGCTGAGCCAGGCGCGGGCGGTGCGGAAGGCGCGCTCGGCGAAGCCCGCCCCGCCGGGGTGGCCGTCGTACACGAAGACCGTCGGCAGGAGCGTGTCGGGGTGGAGCGGGACCGAGACTCCGCCGATGTCCCAGCGGTCGCAGGTCGCGAAGAGGGGCAGCATGCCGATCGAGGCGTGCTCGGCGGCGTGCAGGGAGCCGCCGAGGATCTCCGGGTTGATCCGGGCCTCGTCCAGCTGGTCCTCGGTGACCGTCCACCACACCGCGCGTGTGCGCAGCGTGCGAGGAGGGAGGTCGAGTTTCGTCTCGCCCAGCACTTCGCCCGTGATGAGACGTCTGCGGAGGAAGGAGACCACCTGGTTGGTGACCTCGACCGAGCCGTAGCACAGGCGGCCGGCGCCCCACGGCACCTCGATGTCCGTCTCCAGGACGGAGATGGACGTGATGTCACGGGCGACCGTCGAGTAGGGCGGGTCGGCCTGCTCGACCAGCGCGACCGAGTCCTCCAGGTCGAGGGAGCGGACGAGGTAGGTGCGGCCCTGGTGCAGGTGCACGGCGCCCTCGTGGACCGTGGAGTGGGCGGCGCCCGCGTCCACCGTGCCGAGCAGGCGTCCCGTGCCCTCCTCGACGACCTGCACGGGCTGCCCGCCCGCGCCCCGGATGTCGGTCAGGTCGGCGGCCCGCTCCCGGCGCGTCCAGTGCCAGGCCTTCGTCCGGCGGCGCAGCAGCTTCGCGTCCTCCAGCTGCGGCAGCAGCTCCTCGCAGGCGGGGCCGAAGAGGTCCAGGTCCTCCTCGGTCAGCGGGATCTCCGCGGCGGCGGCGCACAGATGCGGGGCGAGGACGTAGGGGTTGTCGGGGTCGAGGACCGTCGATTCCACCGGTTGGTCGAACAGGGCCTCGGGATGGTGGACGAGGAAGGTGTCCAGCGGGTCGTCGCGGGCCACCAGCACCGCCAGGGCGCCCTGCCCGGAGCGGCCCGCGCGGCCCGCCTGCTGCCACAGGGAGGCACGCGTGCCGGGGTACCCGGCGATCACCACCGCGTCCAGGCCCGAGACGTCCACGCCCAGCTCCAGGGCCGTCGTGGCGGCGAGGCCGAGCAGCTCGCCGGAGTGCAGGGCGCGTTCCAGGGCCCGGCGCTCCTCGGGGAGGTAGCCGCCGCGATAGGCGGCGACACGCCGGACGAGGGAGCGGTCGACCTCGGCGAGGCGCTCCTGGGCGATCACCGAGATCAGCTCGGCGCCGCGCCGGGAGCGCACGAAGGCGACCGAGCGCACACCCTGCAGGGTGAGGTCGGTCAGCAGATCGGCCGTCTCGGCGGTGGCGGTACGCCGTACGGGTGCGCCTTTCTCGCCGTGCAGTTCGGTGAGCGGGGGCTCCCACAGGGCGAACACGAGTTCCCCGCGCGGGGAGGCGTCGTCGGCGACCTCGACCACCGGCAGACCGGTCAGCCGGCGGGCGGCGACGGCGGGCTCCGCGGCGGTGGCGGAGGCCAGCAGGAACACGGGCGAGGCGCCGTAGCGGGCGCACAGGCGGCGTAGCCGGCGCAGCACCTGGGCGACGTGTGAGCCGAAGACGCCCCGGTAGGTGTGGCACTCGTCGATGACGACGTACTTGAGCGACTTCAGGAAGGAGGACCAGCGGGGGTGGGAGGGCAATATGCCCCGGTGCAGCATGTCGGGGTTGGTCAGGACGTAGTTGGCGTACTGGCGGATCCACTCGCGTTCCTCGAACGGGGTGTCGCCGTCGTACACGGCCGGGCGCACCGCGGCGCCCAGAGATTGTGAAAGTTCCTTCACCGACCGGCACTGGTCCGCCGCGAGCGCCTTGGTGGGGGCGAGGTAGAGGGCGGTGGCGCCACGACCGCCCACCCGTCGCCCGCCGCCACCCCGTGGAAGCGCTTCGCGCTGCTGCGCCCCTTGGGCGGGGGCCTCGGAACCGTCCAGCAGGGCCGACAGGACCGGCACGAGGTAGGCGAGGGACTTGCCCGAGGCGGTGCCGGTGGCGACGATCACCGACTCGCCGTCCAGGGCGTGCTCGGCGGCCAGCGCCTGGTGGGTCCAGGGGTGCTCGATGCCGCGCGCCTGCACCGCCGCGATCACTTCCGAGCGAATCCGGTCAGGCCAGACGGCATGCCGACCCGCGCGGGGGGGCAAGTGCTCCGTATGAGTGATGCGCGCGGAGCGGCTCGGCCCGGAGGCGAGCCGGCCCAGGACGGTGCCCGGAGACGGGCGGGAAGCCGGGTTCGCCGGGGGTTGATCGGATCGGTGATTCTTGGCCATCGGGACCGAGTGTGTCACTGGCGTGACGGACAATGGGGCCAAGGCGTCGTGCACGCCTGCCGGTAAGTGATTGAATGCCATCGCGGCTGGCGATGCGTCCCGGGGGCCGTAAGCCGAGATGTCCCGAGGGGCGACCGCTCGATAGCAAGGTGCTGGAGGATCCGTGGACCTGTCCCTGTCGACCCGTACCGTCGGCGATCGTACGGTCGTCGAGGTCGGTGGCGAAATCGATGTATACACCGCGCCCAAGCTGCGCGAGCAGCTGGTCGAGCTGGTGAACGACGGGAATTTCCACCTCGTCGTCGACATGGAGGGCGTGGACTTCCTCGACTCCACCGGGCTCGGCGTGCTGGTTGGCGGCCTGAAGCGGGTGCGTGCCCATGAGGGCTCGCTGCGCCTGGTCTGTAACCAGGAGCACATTCTGAAGATCTTCCGCATCACCGGCCTCACCAAGGTGTTCCCGATCCACACCTCGGTCGAGGAAGCGGTGGCGGCCACCGACTGACCCGGGGCCGCCCAGCCGGGTCCGGGCCGACCTTCGGCCCGGACGCCGGTAGGCCCCGCCTCGGGCCGGTGTGCCCGGGGCCCAGAAGTTCATCAGGGGGTGCGGGCTTTCGGCGGCCCCGCTCCCGTACCGCACGCCCGTAGTCGCGAGGGGGATGCATGGCCACCGTCGAACTCCGCTTCAGCGCGCTGCCCGAGCACGTCAGGACCGCCCGTCTGGTGGCGGCAGCGGTGGCACGCCGGGCCGGAGTGGACGAGGCCGTCCTCGACGAGGTCCGGCTCGCCGTGGGCGAGGCGTGCTCCCGTGCCGTCGGGCTGCACCAGATCAACGACATCACGGCACCCGTGAAGGTCGCGCTGATCGAGGAGGAGAAACAGTTCTCCATCGAGGTCGGCGACGAGGCCCCGCACGCGGCCCCCGCCGAGCGGGTGGCGGGTGGTGCCGCCGCGGACGCGGACGTCGAAGCCGAGGAGGACGAGATGGGCCTCGCGGTCATCAGCGGCCTCGTGGACGACGTGGAGGTCACCACGGGGGAGAGCGGCGGGCTGATCCGCATGACATGGCCGACCGCCCCGCCGGCCACCGCTCTCGTCTGATGCCGCGCGCACGGTGCTGAGCCGCCGTGCACACTGCACCGAAGGGCCCTGCTGAGCAGGGCCCTTCGTGTTGTTCCGGCACTGTTTCGAGCGGCCCCGGAATTCGTGAATCAATTCACGATCGATAGCCCGATAATTTGATCAAGCATCAATGTGGTCGTCAATGCCTTTGAGGCGTTACCACTTTCGGGTCCCCTGGCCTGACCTCGATCATTTGCTGAAGAGCACAAGAAGGCCAATTCCGTTTACCGCGCCCTGTTTAGATCACGGTCGGGTACCTACAATCCGTCCACATCTTGAGCTCAGCCCAAGCGTCAAGGAGGACGAATGGCGGGGCTTTCTACCCCTCATCAGTTTGGCCACCCCACAACCTTCGCAGCCGCAGTCCTGACCGACGACAACCGGATCATCGTGGCGGTGATCGCGGCCGTTGCCCTGGCCGCGCTCGTGGTCGCGGGCGTCCTGGTGCGCCAGGTGCTGGCGGCGGGCGAGGGCACCGACAGCATGAAGCGGATCGCCGAGGCGGTCCAGGAAGGTGCCAACGCGTATCTCGGCCGGCAGCTGCGCACACTCGGCGTATTCGCCGTCGCCGTGTTCTTCCTGCTCCTGCTGCTGCCCGCGGACGACTGGAATCAGCGCGCCGGACGATCGGTGTTCTTCCTGATCGGTGCGGTGTTCTCGGCGGCCACCGGCTATATCGGCATGTGGCTGGCCGTGCGCAGCAATGTGCGCGTCGCCGCGGCGGCCCGGGAAGCGACCCCGGCCGAAGGCGAACCCCAAAAAGATCTCACCACCGTCTCGCACACCGCGATGAAGATCGCATTTCGCACGGGCGGCGTCGTCGGCATGTTCACAGTGGGGCTCGGCCTGCTGGGCGCCTCCTGTGTGGTGCTGGTGTACGCGGCCGATGCTCCGAAGGTGCTCGAAGGCTTCGGCCTCGGCGCCGCCCTGATCGCCATGTTCATGCGTGTGGGCGGCGGCATCTTCACCAAGGCCGCCGACGTCGGCGCCGACCTGGTCGGCAAGGTCGAACAGGGCATTCCGGAGGACGATCCGCGCAATGCCGCGACCATCGCCGACAACGTGGGCGACAACGTCGGCGACTGCGCGGGCATGGCGGCCGACCTGTTCGAGTCGTATGCGGTGACCCTGGTGGCCGCGCTGATCCTCGGCAAGGCCGCGTTCGGCGACTCCGGGCTCGCCTTCCCGCTGCTCGTGCCCGCGATCGGTGTGCTCACCGCCATGATCGGCATCTTCGCGGTCGCTCCGCGGCGCAGCGACCGCAGCGGAATGTCGGCGATCAACCGCGGCTTCTTCATCTCCGCGGTGATCTCCCTCGCGTTGGTCGCGATCGCCGTCTTCGTCTACCTGCCGTCGAAGTACTCCGGCCTCAACGGTGTCTCGGACGCGGCGATCAAGGCCAAGGACGGTGACCCGCGGATCCTCGCCGTGGTCGCGGTCGCCATCGGCATCCTGCTCGCCGCCGTGATCCAGCAGCTGACCGGCTACTTCACCGAGACCAACCGCCGCCCGGTCAGGGACATCGGCAAGACCTCCCTCACGGGCCCGGCCACCGTCATCCTGTCCGGCATCTCGCTGGGCCTGGAATCGGCCGTTTACACCGCCCTGCTCATCGGCCTCGCCGTGTACGGCGCGTTCCTGCTCGGCGGTACGTCGATCATGCTGGCGCTGTTCGCGGTCGCCCTGGCCGGCACCGGTCTGCTCACCACGGTCGGTGTGATCGTCGCCATGGACACCTTCGGGCCGGTCTCCGACAACGCGCAGGGCATCGCCGAGATGTCCGGCGACGTCGAGGGCGCGGGCGCGCAGGTGCTCACCAACCTGGACGCGGTCGGCAACACGACCAAGGCCATCACCAAGGGCATCGCGATCGCCACCGCCGTCCTCGCGGCCTCGGCGCTCTTCGGGTCGTACCGGGACGCGATCACCACCAACGTGCAGGACGTGGGGGCGAAGCTGACCGGCCCCGGCTCACCGCTGAGTCTGTCGCTGGACATCTCGCAGCCCAACAACCTCGTCGGCCTCATCGCGGGCGCCGCGGTCGTCTTCCTCTTCTCCGGACTCGCCATCAACGCCGTGTCGCGCTCGGCCGGTTCGGTGGTGTTCGAGGTACGGCGGCAGTTCCGCGAGCACCCCGGGATCATGGACTACACCGAGAAGCCCGAGTACGGGCGCGTCGTGGACATCTGCACCAAGGACGCCCTGCGGGAGCTGGCCACGCCCGGTCTGCTCGCCGTCATGGCGCCGATCTTCATCGGGTTCACGCTCGGGGTCGGCGCGCTCGGCTCCTACCTCGCGGGCGCCATCGGCACCGGCACGCTGATGGCGGTGTTCCTCGCCAACTCCGGCGGCGCCTGGGACAACGCCAAGAAGCTGGTGGAGGACGGCCATCACGGCGGCAAGGGCAGCGAGGCGCACGCCGCCACGGTGATCGGCGACACGGTCGGTGACCCCTTCAAGGACACCGCGGGACCGGCGATCAACCCGCTGCTGAAGGTCATGAACCTGGTCTCGTTGCTCATCGCGCCCGCGGTGATCAAGTTTTCCTACGGCAGTGACAAGAGCATCGGCGTACGGGTCGCGATCGCGGTCCTCGCGCTCCTGGTGATCGTTGGCGCGGTGTACGTCTCCAAGCGGCGTGGCATCGCGGTCGGCGACGAGGAGGGCGCCGAACGGGTCGCCAACTCACCCGACCCGGCGGTGGTTTCGTAGGCCGTCTCGACGGGGCCTGCTCAACGGGCGGGCGGGTGGCACGTACTGACGTGCCGCCCGCCCGCTTTCCATATGTGGTCTCGCCCACGTCGTGAGCCTTCTCTCCCATGGTGCAAAGAGTCACAAAAGCGGACTTATGGAGTGCCCTCCATGTGGAGGACGTCGGTGTGCCGTGTAGATTCCGGGGGCCGAGAGCCATGGAAGGGACCGATCCGGTGAACAAGAAGCTCGCGGCCGCACTGTCCAGCGGTGCGGTACTGGTAGTGGCGCTGTCGGGATGCAGCAGCAAAAAGGACAGCGGCCCCGATCCCAAGCTGGTGGCCTGGGCCAAGACGGTGTGTGACGCGGTGCCCGCCCAGGACTCGAAGATCAGGGCGGCGAACGCGTCGATCGCCAAGATCGCCACAGACAGCAATCTGCCGCCCAAGACGGCCAAGGAAACGTACGCGCAGGCCTTCCAGGACATGGCCGGCGGCTACAAGGCGATCGCCTCCGCCATCAGCAGTGCGGGGGCGCCTCCCGGGGTGTCCGACGGCTCCAAGCGGCAGCAGGACGCCGCCAAGAACCTCAACGGCCTCTCCGCCTCGTACGCCGCCCTGAAGAAGAAGGTCGACGCGCTCGACACCAAGGACCAGGGCAAGTTCGCCAAGGGCCTGCACGACGTCGCCGACCAGACGAAGGAGATCGGCCAGCAGAGCAACAGCGGCACCGAGGCGCTGAAGCGGCTGGAGCAGGGCGACGTCAAGGCGGCGATCGCCAAGCAGCCCAGTTGCCAGGTCGCCGCGTCGGCGTCGGCCTCGTCGACGGCCGGCTGACATCGGCGGGCGGCCCGCGCTGAGGCAGCCTTCGGCGGCCGCCGCGGGCCACAATGGGGGGTGTGACTGACACCGGCCTCGCCCCCCTGCCCGCCACCGACCGGCCCGACGTCGCCGCGCGCCTGCGCGACGCCCTGCTCGCGGCCTCCTTCACCGCCGACGGACTGCTCGATCTGCTCGGCGCCCCCGCCTACGCGGCGCTGGCCCGCAGTGAGACCGTGCCCGCGCTCAGGGCGACCCGCGGCGACACGCCGTTGGAGGCGCTCGTGCGGCTGTTCCTGCTCCAGCAGCCGGTGCCCCACGCGCGTGTGGCGTCCGTTCTGCCCGTGGAGGAGGCCCTGGAGTGCGGGTGGCTCGCGCGTGTGGGCGGCGACGAGGTGGCCGCGACCGTGGACGTACGGCCCTACGGCGGTCCGGGCGGCGAGGACTGGTTCATCGTGTCCGACCTCGGGTGCGCGGTCGGCGGCGCGGGCGGTATCGGGCAGCGGGACGAGAGCGTCGTCCTGGGTGTCGGCGGCGCCTCCACGACCCTCGCCGGCATCACCGTGCGGACGCCCGTCGCCTCCGCGCTCGACCTCGGTACCGGCTCCGGCATCCAGGCACTGCACGCCTCGCAGCACGCCACGCGCGTGACGGCCACCGACCTCAATCCGCGCGCGCTGCACATCACCGCGCTCACGCTGGCACTCTCCGGCGCGCCGGCCGCCGATCTGCGCGAGGGCTCGCTGTTCGAGCCGGTCCGGGACGACGAGACGTTCGACCTGATCGTGTCCAACCCGCCCTTCGTGATCTCGCCGGGCGCCCGGCTCACGTATCGCGACGGCGGAATGGGCGGGGACGATCTGTGCCGCTCACTCGTTCAGAGGGCGGGGGAACGGCTGAACGAGGGCGGGTTCGCGCAGTTCCTCGCCAACTGGCAGCACGTCGCGGGGGAGGACTGGCAGGACAGGCTCAGGTCATGGGTGCCGCGCGGGTGCGATGCCTGGATCGTGCAGCGCGAGGTGCAGGACATCACGCAGTACGCCGAGTTGTGGCTCAGGGACGCGGGCGACCACCGCCAGGACCCCGTGGAGTACCAGGCGCGGTACGACGCCTGGCTCGACGAGTTCGAGGCGCGCAAGGTCAAGGCCGTCGGCTTCGGGTGGATCACCCTGCGCAGGACAGGGGCCGCCGAGCCGTCCGTCACCGTGGAGGAGTGGCCGCATCCGGTCGAACAGCCGCTCGGGGAGGTGATCCTGGCGCACTTCGACCGCCTCGACTATCTCCGGGAGCACGACGACGCGGCCCTGCTCGAAGGCCATTTCAGGCTGGTCGCCGAGGTGGTCCAGGAGCAGGTTGGGCTGCCCGGCGCCGAGGACCCGGAGCACGTGGTGCTGCGCCAGCACCGCGGGATGCGCCGCGCCACCAAGGTGGACACGGTCGGCGCGGGCTTCGCGGGCGTGTGCGACGGCACGCTGAGCGCCGGCCGGATCCTGGACGCCATCGCCCAACTCGTCGGCGAGGATCCGGTGTTGCTGCGCGACCGCACTCCCGCGCAGATCCGGCTGCTGGTGGAGCAGGGCTTCCTGGAGCCGGTGGTGTGAGACGAACCGGTGGTGTGAGACGCGGTACGGCGGCCGGGCGGGCCGTCGTACCCCGGCTACCCGGGCCGTAGTACGGGCGTCCGGATCGCCTTCGTACGCCCGAGGCGTGAGCGGGGACGCGCCGATGTCGGGAAAACGGCCGGAAAAATGCGGTGGGCGGGCTCCGGGGAATCTCGTTCGAGTGTTCGTTCGGTATCGCGTCGACCTTCCGTTCACCCTGATGTCGCCCCTCCGTCTCCCGCGCGTGCCACCCTCCCCGCGCTGGGTACGGGCGGACGGCACGAAAGGGGCGGGCGGGGTCATGGAGAGCGGGCCGGCGATCTTCGCGGGATTGGTGTTCGCCCTGTTCGGCGGCGCCCTGCTGGTGTGGACCGGGACCCGGGTGCGGCGTGGTGAACCAGTCGCCCAGGGTGTGAGCCAGGTCGCATCGGCCACCCTGGCCGGCGCCGTCGCGGTCGTCTCGCTGGGCCTCGGCGCCTACTGCCTCACCCGCCTCTGACGTCGGGGGCCGTACTGTCGTACGGGTAACTGGAGCATTACCCTCCGGACAGGGGCCGAGGGATCACCGGGGACTCCGGGCGGCAGGAATGGCGGGAGTCGGGTTACCGTTCGAGTGGCCGTTGTGGGCTTTTCCCGTTTGACACGGGGGCGGGATGTACCGTCACACTCCGCAGCGTCACACGAGCCAGAAGCACGCCGCGACCCCGGGACGAAGGCCCTGGGGAGGCCCCAGCGTCGACCGGAGAGAAGAGCGAAGTTGTCCCCGACCAGCGAGACCGCACAGGGCGGCCGCCGACTCGTCATCGTCGAGTCGCCTGCCAAGGCGAAGACGATCAAGGGCTACCTGGGCCCCGGCTACGTAGTCGAAGCGAGCGTCGGGCACATCCGCGACCTTCCCAACGGCGCCGCCGAGGTGCCGGAGAAGTACACCGGCGAGGTCCGCCGCCTCGGTGTGGACGTCGAACACGACTTCCAGCCGATCTATGTGGTCAACGCCGACAAGAAGGCGCAGGTCAAGAAGCTCAAGGACCTGCTGAAGGACTCCGACGAGCTCTTCCTCGCCACCGATGAGGACCGGGAGGGCGAGGCGATCGCCTGGCACCTCCAGGAGGTCCTCAAGCCGAAGATCCCGGTCAAGCGGATGGTCTTCCACGAGATCACCAAGGAGGCGATCCGCGAGGCCGTCGCCAACCCGCGCCAGCTCAACCAGAAGCTGGTCGACGCCCAAGAGACCCGCCGCATCCTCGACCGCCTCTACGGCTACGAGGTCTCGCCGGTCCTGTGGAAGAAGGTCATGCCGCGCCTGTCGGCAGGGCGTGTCCAGTCGGTGGCCACCCGTCTCGTCGTCGAGCGGGAACGCGAGCGCATCGCCTTCCGCTCCGCCGAGTACTGGGACCTGACGGGAACCTTCGCGACCGGCCGCGCCGGTGACCCGAGCGACCCGTCGTCCCTGGTCGCCCGTCTCCAGACCGTCGACGGCCGGCGCGTCGCCCAGGGCCGCGACTTCGACTCCGTGGGACAGCTCAAGACCGCGAACACCCTGCACCTCGACGAGGCGAACGCCCGCGCCCTCGCCGCCGCCCTGGAGAACACCCGCTTCTCCGTGCGGTCCGTCGAGTCCAAGCCGTACCGCCGCTCGCCGTACGCGCCGTTCCGTACGACGACGCTGCAGCAGGAAGCCAGCCGCAAGCTCGGCTTCGGCGCGAAGGCCACGATGCAGGTCGCGCAGAAGCTGTACGAGAACGGCTACATCACGTACATGCGTACGGACTCCACGACGCTGAGCGACACCGCCATCGCGGCCGCCCGCGCCCAGGTCACGCAGCTGTACGGCGCCGACTACCTGCCCCCGCAGCCACGCACCTACGCCGCCAAGGTGAAGAACGCCCAGGAGGCGCACGAGGCGATCCGTCCCTCGGGTGATCGTTTCCGCACCCCGGCGGAGACCGGCCTGACCGGCGACCAGTTCAAGCTCTACGAGCTGATCTGGAAGCGGACCGTGGCCTCCCAGATGAAGGACGCGACCGGCAACAGCGTGACCGTGAAGATCGGTGGCACGGCCGCCGACGGCCGCGACGTCGAGTTCAGCGCCTCCGGCAAGACGATCACCTTCCACGGTTTCCTGAAGGCCTATGTCGAGGGTGCCGACGACCCGAACGCCGAGCTGGACGACCGCGAGCGCCGGCTGCCGCAGGTGGGTGAGGGCGACCCGCTGTCCGCCGAGGAGATCACGGTCGACGGCCACGCCACCAAGCCGCCGGCCCGCTACACCGAGGCCTCCCTGGTCAAGGAGCTGGAAGAGCGCGAGATCGGCCGCCCGTCGACGTACGCGTCGATCATCGGCACGATCCTCGACCGCGGCTACGTGTTCAAGAAGGGCACGGCCCTGGTGCCGTCCTTCCTGTCGTTCGCCGTGGTCAACCTCCTGGAGAAGCACTTCGGGCGGCTCGTCGACTACGACTTCACCGCCAAGATGGAGGACGACCTCGACCGCATCGCCCGTGGTGAGGCGCAGGCCGTGCCGTGGCTGAAGCGGTTCTACTTCGGCGAGGGCACGGTCGCGGGTGCGGCCGAGGCCGGCAACGGCGACGGCGACCACCTCGGCGGCCTCAAGGAACTGGTCACCGACCTGGGCGCGATCGACGCGCGCGAGGTGTCCTCGTTCCCGGTGGGCAGCGACATCGTGCTGCGGGTCGGCCGCTACGGCCCCTACATCGAGCGCGGCGAGAAGGACACCGAGCAGCACCAGCGCGCCGACATCCCGGACGACCTGGCGCCGGACGAGCTGACCGTCGAGCTGGCCGAGGAACTGCTGGCCAAGCCGAGCGGCGACTTCGAGCTGGGCACCGACCCCGAGACCGGGCACGCGATCGTCGCCAAGGACGGCCGCTACGGCCCGTACGTCACGGAGATCCTCCCCGAGGGCACCCCGAAGACGGGGAAGAACGCGGTCAAGCCGCGCACGGCCTCGCTCTTCAAGTCGATGTCGCTGGACACGGTGACCCTGGAGGACGCGCTCAAGCTGATGTCGCTGCCGCGCGTCGTCGGCACCGACGCCGACGGCGTGGAGATCACCGCGCAGAACGGCCGCTACGGCCCGTACCTGAAGAAGGGCACGGACTCGCGCTCGCTGCAGACCGAGGACCAGCTGTTCACGATCACGCTGGAGGAGGCGCAGGCGATCTACGCCCAGCCGAAGCAGCGGGGCCGCGCGGCCGCCAAGCCGCCGCTGAAGGAGCTGGGCGCGGACCCGGTCTCCGGCAAGCCGGTCGTGGTCAAGGACGGCCGCTTCGGTCCGTACGTCACCGACGGCGAGACCAACGCGACCCTGCGCTCCGGCGACAGCGTGGAGACGATCACCCCGGAGCGCGGCTTCGAGCTGCTCGCCGAGAAGCGGGCGAAGGGTCCCGCCAAGAAGACGGCGGCGAAGAAGGCCCCGGCCAAGAAGGCCGCTCCGGCGAAGAAGACCGCGGCCAAGAAGACGGCGGCGAAGAAGACGACCGCGGCCGCGAAGAAGACCACGGCGAAGAAGACGACGGCCAAGAAGGCGACGGCTTCGAAGGCGACCGCCTCCG is a genomic window of Streptomyces griseochromogenes containing:
- a CDS encoding DUF4244 domain-containing protein; this translates as MREKAGELRALLRERCRRDAGMVTSEYAMGIVAAVGFALLLYEVVTSGQVKAELQSIVKQALSARM
- the bldG gene encoding anti-sigma factor antagonist BldG; amino-acid sequence: MDLSLSTRTVGDRTVVEVGGEIDVYTAPKLREQLVELVNDGNFHLVVDMEGVDFLDSTGLGVLVGGLKRVRAHEGSLRLVCNQEHILKIFRITGLTKVFPIHTSVEEAVAATD
- a CDS encoding sodium-translocating pyrophosphatase, producing MAGLSTPHQFGHPTTFAAAVLTDDNRIIVAVIAAVALAALVVAGVLVRQVLAAGEGTDSMKRIAEAVQEGANAYLGRQLRTLGVFAVAVFFLLLLLPADDWNQRAGRSVFFLIGAVFSAATGYIGMWLAVRSNVRVAAAAREATPAEGEPQKDLTTVSHTAMKIAFRTGGVVGMFTVGLGLLGASCVVLVYAADAPKVLEGFGLGAALIAMFMRVGGGIFTKAADVGADLVGKVEQGIPEDDPRNAATIADNVGDNVGDCAGMAADLFESYAVTLVAALILGKAAFGDSGLAFPLLVPAIGVLTAMIGIFAVAPRRSDRSGMSAINRGFFISAVISLALVAIAVFVYLPSKYSGLNGVSDAAIKAKDGDPRILAVVAVAIGILLAAVIQQLTGYFTETNRRPVRDIGKTSLTGPATVILSGISLGLESAVYTALLIGLAVYGAFLLGGTSIMLALFAVALAGTGLLTTVGVIVAMDTFGPVSDNAQGIAEMSGDVEGAGAQVLTNLDAVGNTTKAITKGIAIATAVLAASALFGSYRDAITTNVQDVGAKLTGPGSPLSLSLDISQPNNLVGLIAGAAVVFLFSGLAINAVSRSAGSVVFEVRRQFREHPGIMDYTEKPEYGRVVDICTKDALRELATPGLLAVMAPIFIGFTLGVGALGSYLAGAIGTGTLMAVFLANSGGAWDNAKKLVEDGHHGGKGSEAHAATVIGDTVGDPFKDTAGPAINPLLKVMNLVSLLIAPAVIKFSYGSDKSIGVRVAIAVLALLVIVGAVYVSKRRGIAVGDEEGAERVANSPDPAVVS
- a CDS encoding ATP-binding protein produces the protein MATVELRFSALPEHVRTARLVAAAVARRAGVDEAVLDEVRLAVGEACSRAVGLHQINDITAPVKVALIEEEKQFSIEVGDEAPHAAPAERVAGGAAADADVEAEEDEMGLAVISGLVDDVEVTTGESGGLIRMTWPTAPPATALV
- a CDS encoding DEAD/DEAH box helicase; its protein translation is MAFNHLPAGVHDALAPLSVTPVTHSVPMAKNHRSDQPPANPASRPSPGTVLGRLASGPSRSARITHTEHLPPRAGRHAVWPDRIRSEVIAAVQARGIEHPWTHQALAAEHALDGESVIVATGTASGKSLAYLVPVLSALLDGSEAPAQGAQQREALPRGGGGRRVGGRGATALYLAPTKALAADQCRSVKELSQSLGAAVRPAVYDGDTPFEEREWIRQYANYVLTNPDMLHRGILPSHPRWSSFLKSLKYVVIDECHTYRGVFGSHVAQVLRRLRRLCARYGASPVFLLASATAAEPAVAARRLTGLPVVEVADDASPRGELVFALWEPPLTELHGEKGAPVRRTATAETADLLTDLTLQGVRSVAFVRSRRGAELISVIAQERLAEVDRSLVRRVAAYRGGYLPEERRALERALHSGELLGLAATTALELGVDVSGLDAVVIAGYPGTRASLWQQAGRAGRSGQGALAVLVARDDPLDTFLVHHPEALFDQPVESTVLDPDNPYVLAPHLCAAAAEIPLTEEDLDLFGPACEELLPQLEDAKLLRRRTKAWHWTRRERAADLTDIRGAGGQPVQVVEEGTGRLLGTVDAGAAHSTVHEGAVHLHQGRTYLVRSLDLEDSVALVEQADPPYSTVARDITSISVLETDIEVPWGAGRLCYGSVEVTNQVVSFLRRRLITGEVLGETKLDLPPRTLRTRAVWWTVTEDQLDEARINPEILGGSLHAAEHASIGMLPLFATCDRWDIGGVSVPLHPDTLLPTVFVYDGHPGGAGFAERAFRTARAWLSATREAIASCECEAGCPSCIQSPKCGNGNDPLHKRGAVRLLTVLLREAPEERPDERPDERPEEAPEKGPEGG
- a CDS encoding small secreted protein; the protein is MNKKLAAALSSGAVLVVALSGCSSKKDSGPDPKLVAWAKTVCDAVPAQDSKIRAANASIAKIATDSNLPPKTAKETYAQAFQDMAGGYKAIASAISSAGAPPGVSDGSKRQQDAAKNLNGLSASYAALKKKVDALDTKDQGKFAKGLHDVADQTKEIGQQSNSGTEALKRLEQGDVKAAIAKQPSCQVAASASASSTAG